The region ATCTCCCGGACAGCCTCATAGGTCACAACATGAACGGCACGGCGGCTCACCGGCTCATACAGCCTGTTTCCCGTATCAAGAAGTGCCGTTACTACCTTTTTTTTCCCTCTGTAATGCATGGTAACTTCATAAAAATTGCTCTTTCCCTTTAGCATGGCGGAAATCTGCCGCAGAAAGCAGCGGATTCCAAAGTAAGTACCCGCTGCCAAAAAAATCAACCGGTAAAAGGGTATGGCCTTCTGACCATTTCCTCTAAGAATCTGTTCTATATAATAGCCGGCCTTCGTATGCTGATATAGGGCATCCATAATTCCTGCTACCGTAACCGCGGACAGATAAAGAACCCCTACTGCTTTCCCGATTTCCTTTGGTCTTTTTACGTCGAAAGCCGTCACCACCATCAGGGTGCTTACCGCTAAATAGGTAAATACCATTTCAAGCCACAGGGGTAAAAATGGAAAAGCGGCAGCAAATACAGCCCACGCTGCCCCCAAAATAGCCCCAAGAATCATTCTCCACCATATAAGGCGGTACTTCATCCCCCGTCTCACAATGGATAAGACCAGAAAATCCATGGCAAAATTAGTTAAGAACAACACATCAATGTACAGGTTTATTTCCGTCGCCGCTTTCACCTCCTGCCCTGTACGAACATTATAGCCAGTAAGCCATTCAGAATTTGTCAAAACCATGGGGATGATTCCAATTTTTTATCGCCTTTTTCCATCCTGACACGGCATATGCCGACAGATTCCTACAGACCACACGTTCCCCTTTCGTCCTTCCTGTCCCTGTTCCTGACAAATGGACAAAATATAAAAATGAGGTATCCTCCCACACTGCGCAAGAAAAAACAGCCGGACACAGCATTTTCTGCCATGTTCGACTGTTTTTCACATTCTATTCCGGATTGTCGATTTACAAGACCAGGATTTATGAAAGCTGGGAAAGCCTATCTTTCACCTGTTCCATCATCTGAGCATATTTCTCAAGCTTTGCTTTTTCCTCTTCGATCTTTGCCGCCGGAGCCTTGCTAACGAACTTTTCGTTGCTAAGCATCCCTTGGACACGGGACAATTCCTTGCTTAAACGCTCTTCTTCTTTCTTTAACCGCTCAATTTCTTTTTCAATATCCACCAGCTCTGCAAAAGGCATGTAAATAACTGCCTGATGGATCACTGCGGATACCGCATCGTCTGCTATGCCGCTTTTATCCTTCTGCAGATATACTTCTCCGGCATAACCCAGTGTGGCAAAGAACACCTTGCTGTGTTCAAAAATATCAAGAATCTCCTGATTTTCAGAAACAACATATACCTTTGCCTTTC is a window of [Clostridium] saccharolyticum WM1 DNA encoding:
- a CDS encoding sigma-E processing peptidase SpoIIGA, whose product is MVLTNSEWLTGYNVRTGQEVKAATEINLYIDVLFLTNFAMDFLVLSIVRRGMKYRLIWWRMILGAILGAAWAVFAAAFPFLPLWLEMVFTYLAVSTLMVVTAFDVKRPKEIGKAVGVLYLSAVTVAGIMDALYQHTKAGYYIEQILRGNGQKAIPFYRLIFLAAGTYFGIRCFLRQISAMLKGKSNFYEVTMHYRGKKKVVTALLDTGNRLYEPVSRRAVHVVTYEAVREICESVSEVVYIPFGSVGKSDGVLPGIFLDEMEVRQGDEVKVIERPLVAVCKKALSEKGEYQMLLHEE